In [Limnothrix rosea] IAM M-220, a single window of DNA contains:
- a CDS encoding thiolase family protein yields the protein MNAYIVSAVRTATGKAPRGSLKNVRADDLGATAVKGAISVISDQLAVNSNDTSVIDLIDDVIMGCAAPEAEQGFNVGRLIALRAGLPDSVAGVTVNRLCSSGLQAIAMAVQAINFGSAELIVAGGAESMSQIPMGGHNWLPNAALFDDMPAAYLSMGLTAEKVAEKFNVSREDQDAFALRSHQKALDARENGRFKAEIIPVTIRETRYVDGKPELVETLFEADEGIRADTTLEALAHLKPVFHLKGSVTAGTSSQMSDGAAATVVMSEKMLKELGVKPMAKLLGFAAVGVDPEIMGIGPVAAVPKVLKQVGLSLKDIGLIELNEAFAAQSLAVIRELGLNEDLVNVNGGAIALGHPLGCTGAKLTATLLHEMKRRGVKYGLVTMCVGGGMGAAGVFENLML from the coding sequence ATGAATGCATACATCGTGAGTGCCGTCCGCACCGCCACCGGCAAAGCCCCCAGAGGCAGCCTCAAAAATGTCCGCGCCGATGACCTCGGAGCTACTGCTGTTAAAGGCGCGATTTCAGTGATCAGTGATCAGTTAGCAGTCAACAGTAATGACACTTCGGTGATTGATTTGATTGATGATGTGATCATGGGTTGTGCTGCGCCGGAAGCGGAACAGGGTTTTAATGTGGGTCGGCTAATCGCGCTCAGGGCTGGGTTGCCGGATTCTGTGGCGGGAGTGACTGTAAATCGGTTGTGTTCTTCGGGATTGCAGGCGATCGCCATGGCAGTCCAAGCGATTAATTTCGGGTCGGCGGAGCTGATCGTCGCGGGTGGCGCAGAGTCCATGAGCCAAATTCCCATGGGTGGGCACAACTGGCTCCCGAATGCGGCGTTATTTGACGACATGCCTGCGGCCTATTTATCGATGGGATTAACGGCGGAGAAAGTCGCTGAGAAATTTAATGTCTCTCGCGAAGACCAAGATGCGTTTGCCTTGAGGAGTCACCAAAAAGCCCTTGATGCCCGTGAGAATGGTCGGTTTAAAGCGGAAATTATTCCCGTCACAATCCGCGAAACCCGCTATGTCGATGGCAAACCGGAGCTGGTCGAAACCCTATTTGAAGCCGATGAAGGCATCCGCGCAGACACCACTTTAGAAGCCTTAGCCCACCTCAAACCGGTGTTCCATTTAAAAGGGTCGGTCACGGCTGGCACATCTTCACAAATGTCCGATGGCGCGGCGGCAACGGTGGTGATGAGCGAAAAAATGCTCAAAGAGTTGGGTGTAAAACCCATGGCAAAATTACTCGGTTTTGCGGCGGTGGGCGTTGACCCAGAAATCATGGGCATTGGCCCCGTGGCAGCGGTTCCCAAGGTTTTAAAACAGGTGGGTTTAAGCCTCAAAGATATTGGCTTGATCGAACTCAATGAAGCCTTTGCCGCCCAATCCCTCGCCGTGATCCGTGAGTTAGGTCTTAACGAAGATCTGGTGAATGTAAATGGTGGGGCGATCGCCCTTGGTCATCCATTGGGTTGTACTGGCGCGAAATTGACGGCTACTTTACTCCATGAAATGAAACGGCGCGGCGTGAAATATGGCCTGGTCACCATGTGTGTTGGCGGTGGTATGGGGGCGGCTGGCGTGTTCGAGAACTTGATGCTATGA
- a CDS encoding 3-hydroxyacyl-CoA dehydrogenase/enoyl-CoA hydratase family protein — translation MSKLYQPIRTAAVLGAGVMGIQIAAHLANAGLTVYLLELPSKSGRKNDLVEGAFKKALRRSPPMFYSKKMAQRVSLGNYDEHWDRLAEVDWVIEAVVENLEIKRDLLARLEKTVKANAIVSTNTSGLSIGAIAANCHPKFRKRFLGTHFFNPPRYLKLLELIPTAETDPEIVARMAKFGRMVLGKGVVIAKDTPNFIANRIGVFTSFLALKSFTEDDYTIEEIDTLTGTLIGRPKSATFRTADVVGLDTLLYVAENLYPAVPKDEEKGMFLVPDLFKKLVETGSLGAKAGQGFYKKVDGEIRSLNPETFGYDSPKPMKLGNLDKLKKLSLGDRLRYLYDDKGRAGKFFRRLMLQTLAYSANRVPEIADEPQMIDLAMKWGFGWDIGPFQMWDELGFERVFEALNKNHFTIPDWLEQMVSLGYNRFYGENHTVYSPIKMTYKKLELHDDEIHLADYRTDEKTLWHNSEMALLDLGDGIALCDLRSKANTLSAKVIEGFGAMLDFIENHDEILGLVIGNDAHNFCVGLNLGEVGRMVELENLNPFSHHHGGVKKLLDQVQAFVQRIHYFHKPIVAAVHGRALGGGCELAIACPHIVADAETYIGLVEMAVGLIPAGGGLMRWARWIGKTAHGETPADLMPLLKKVFQTVGTATVSGSAHEGIELGFLPANTKIVMNGDRRLYVAKQEVLCLHKLGYVPPAKDPIPVLGKPARTVLEHMVYTMKEGGYASDYDQMLAHRIAYVLTGGELTEMAWVDDEYLLKLEGENFMPLIDEPKTKERIVHMLKTKKPLRN, via the coding sequence ATGTCTAAACTGTATCAACCAATCCGTACTGCCGCTGTCCTTGGTGCGGGTGTGATGGGCATTCAAATCGCGGCTCATCTGGCGAATGCGGGTTTAACGGTTTATCTGTTGGAATTGCCGTCAAAGTCGGGTCGTAAAAATGATCTCGTGGAAGGGGCTTTTAAAAAAGCACTCCGGCGATCGCCGCCGATGTTTTACAGCAAAAAAATGGCGCAGCGGGTCAGCCTCGGTAACTACGATGAGCATTGGGACAGGCTGGCGGAGGTGGATTGGGTGATTGAAGCGGTGGTCGAAAATCTTGAGATTAAGCGGGATTTGCTGGCGCGACTCGAAAAAACGGTTAAAGCAAATGCCATTGTTTCGACCAATACTAGTGGGTTGTCTATTGGGGCGATCGCCGCGAATTGTCACCCTAAATTTAGGAAGCGTTTTCTCGGCACACACTTTTTTAATCCGCCCCGTTATCTCAAATTATTAGAACTCATTCCGACGGCGGAAACTGATCCAGAAATTGTCGCCAGAATGGCAAAGTTTGGGCGCATGGTATTAGGAAAAGGCGTTGTTATTGCCAAAGATACACCGAATTTTATTGCGAATCGAATTGGCGTTTTCACCTCATTTTTAGCACTAAAAAGTTTCACCGAAGATGATTACACCATTGAGGAAATTGATACGCTGACGGGCACATTAATTGGCAGACCAAAATCGGCAACTTTCCGCACAGCTGATGTGGTGGGTTTGGATACGCTGCTTTATGTTGCAGAAAATCTCTATCCGGCAGTGCCAAAAGACGAAGAAAAAGGGATGTTTCTCGTGCCGGATTTGTTTAAAAAGTTAGTGGAAACAGGCAGTCTTGGTGCGAAGGCTGGGCAGGGTTTTTATAAAAAAGTTGATGGCGAAATTCGGTCGCTAAACCCAGAAACATTTGGTTATGATTCGCCAAAACCGATGAAGCTGGGCAACCTCGATAAGCTCAAGAAATTATCGTTGGGCGATCGCCTGCGATATTTGTACGACGATAAAGGGCGGGCGGGTAAATTCTTCCGGCGTTTAATGCTGCAAACCTTGGCCTACAGCGCGAATCGAGTACCCGAAATTGCCGATGAACCACAGATGATCGACCTCGCAATGAAATGGGGTTTCGGCTGGGACATTGGCCCCTTTCAAATGTGGGATGAGCTGGGCTTTGAGCGTGTGTTCGAGGCACTCAACAAAAATCATTTCACAATTCCCGACTGGCTAGAACAGATGGTTTCACTGGGTTATAACCGTTTTTATGGTGAGAATCATACGGTCTATTCGCCCATCAAAATGACCTATAAAAAACTTGAGTTACATGATGATGAAATTCATCTGGCAGACTATCGCACCGATGAGAAAACCCTCTGGCATAACTCCGAAATGGCGTTGCTCGATCTCGGTGATGGCATTGCGCTCTGTGACCTGAGATCTAAGGCTAATACCCTGAGTGCAAAGGTTATCGAAGGCTTTGGGGCAATGTTGGATTTTATTGAAAACCATGATGAAATTTTGGGTCTGGTGATCGGCAATGACGCTCATAATTTCTGCGTCGGTTTAAATCTCGGCGAAGTGGGCAGGATGGTGGAATTGGAAAACCTTAACCCCTTTAGCCATCACCATGGCGGCGTTAAAAAGCTCCTCGATCAAGTGCAGGCTTTTGTACAGCGGATCCATTATTTCCATAAACCCATCGTCGCGGCGGTCCATGGGCGTGCCCTCGGTGGTGGCTGTGAATTGGCGATCGCCTGTCCCCATATCGTTGCCGATGCGGAAACTTATATTGGTCTTGTGGAAATGGCGGTGGGTCTAATTCCGGCGGGGGGCGGCTTAATGCGTTGGGCGCGGTGGATTGGTAAAACAGCCCATGGCGAAACCCCAGCGGATTTGATGCCCTTACTGAAAAAAGTCTTCCAAACGGTGGGCACAGCAACGGTTTCCGGCAGTGCCCACGAGGGAATTGAACTAGGATTTTTGCCCGCTAATACCAAGATTGTCATGAACGGCGATCGCCGCCTTTATGTCGCAAAACAAGAAGTGCTTTGTCTGCATAAATTGGGTTATGTGCCGCCCGCAAAAGATCCGATTCCGGTGTTGGGCAAACCGGCGCGAACCGTTCTAGAGCATATGGTCTACACCATGAAAGAAGGGGGCTATGCCTCGGATTATGACCAGATGTTGGCGCACCGCATCGCCTATGTGTTGACGGGGGGCGAGTTGACCGAAATGGCATGGGTGGATGACGAATATCTCCTCAAATTGGAGGGGGAAAACTTTATGCCGCTCATCGATGAACCGAAGACGAAGGAGCGCATTGTACACATGCTCAAGACGAAAAAGCCATTGCGAAATTAG